The following proteins are encoded in a genomic region of Fimbriiglobus ruber:
- a CDS encoding IS5 family transposase has product MRTGYPTDLTESEWALVQPFVPPPTGAGAPRTVNFRSVLNSILYLNRTGCQWRMLPNDLGTPWQTVYAYFATWKRNGTWTRLNAALAAQVRVAEGRPDPTPSATCIDSQSVKGTECTENPGYDGGKKIQGRKRHILTDTLGLLLVVVVTAANVDDGAAAATVLGRLDPGVYSRVRAVFADQKYHNHAFEAWLSGHRPGVRLEISSRPPGATTFQPLRVRWVVERTFAWIGRCRRNSKDYERTESSSEAMVQVSSIRLMLRRLNKCA; this is encoded by the coding sequence ATGCGAACGGGTTACCCGACCGACCTGACCGAGTCCGAATGGGCTCTCGTACAACCGTTCGTCCCGCCCCCGACGGGAGCCGGGGCTCCCCGAACGGTGAACTTCCGATCCGTCCTGAACAGCATCCTGTATCTCAATCGGACCGGTTGCCAGTGGCGGATGTTGCCGAACGATTTGGGCACCCCATGGCAGACGGTGTACGCGTATTTCGCCACGTGGAAGCGGAACGGGACATGGACCCGGCTGAATGCCGCGTTGGCCGCCCAGGTCCGGGTAGCCGAAGGCCGGCCGGACCCGACCCCGAGTGCGACGTGCATCGATAGCCAATCCGTCAAGGGGACGGAATGCACGGAAAACCCCGGATATGATGGGGGAAAGAAGATCCAGGGGCGGAAGCGGCACATCCTGACGGACACGCTCGGGTTGCTGTTGGTGGTCGTCGTGACGGCGGCCAACGTGGACGACGGAGCGGCCGCCGCGACCGTCCTCGGGCGACTCGATCCCGGGGTGTATTCGCGGGTCCGGGCGGTGTTCGCCGACCAGAAGTATCACAACCATGCGTTCGAGGCGTGGTTGTCCGGTCACCGCCCGGGGGTGCGGTTGGAGATCTCGTCCCGCCCCCCGGGGGCGACCACCTTCCAGCCGTTGCGGGTCCGATGGGTGGTCGAGCGGACGTTCGCGTGGATCGGACGGTGTCGGCGGAATAGCAAGGATTACGAGCGGACCGAATCGTCGAGCGAGGCCATGGTCCAGGTCAGCAGCATCCGACTCATGCTTCGTCGCCTGAATAAGTGTGCCTAA
- a CDS encoding DUF4339 domain-containing protein has product MPPSPNDWLLTGQVPAGPFALDQIRGRLAAGQLAADTPVCPVGGTAWVPIGDVPGLGSPAPSPAPGGATTSSDPRRSVPVVARVALVLTAVALGYTAYDRLHPPTPREVVDRFDRAATADEAARVASRRFAPVARAAGGYQVGFHGRAYDDAAGRSVVAEVVFHLIDEDGWKVDDVVFVTYDGRPLDPPVSLAASHPSAGDSAIPPPHAATDRVWKAQLVFVLTALKTLPEWWAKTGKPIALAVVAVVAVIAAVVAVVREAIGSRRNGAG; this is encoded by the coding sequence ATGCCACCGTCTCCGAATGACTGGCTGTTGACCGGCCAGGTTCCGGCCGGCCCGTTCGCGCTCGACCAGATCCGCGGCCGGCTTGCCGCTGGCCAACTCGCGGCCGACACCCCCGTCTGCCCGGTCGGCGGGACCGCCTGGGTGCCGATCGGCGACGTTCCCGGCCTCGGCAGTCCGGCTCCCTCACCCGCCCCCGGTGGCGCAACGACCTCGTCCGATCCCCGGCGAAGTGTTCCGGTCGTAGCCCGGGTCGCTCTGGTGCTTACGGCCGTCGCGCTCGGGTACACGGCGTACGACCGACTCCACCCGCCGACCCCGCGCGAGGTCGTCGACCGGTTCGACCGCGCGGCGACCGCGGACGAGGCGGCCCGGGTCGCGAGCCGGCGGTTCGCCCCGGTCGCCCGGGCCGCCGGCGGATACCAGGTCGGGTTTCACGGCCGGGCGTACGACGACGCGGCCGGCCGGTCGGTCGTCGCCGAGGTGGTCTTCCACCTGATCGACGAGGACGGGTGGAAGGTCGACGACGTCGTCTTCGTGACGTACGACGGGCGACCCCTGGATCCGCCGGTTTCGCTCGCCGCGAGCCACCCTTCCGCGGGCGATTCCGCGATCCCTCCCCCGCACGCGGCGACTGACCGGGTCTGGAAAGCCCAGCTGGTATTCGTTCTCACCGCCCTCAAGACCCTACCCGAGTGGTGGGCCAAGACCGGCAAGCCGATCGCCCTCGCGGTCGTCGCGGTCGTCGCGGTCATCGCGGCGGTCGTGGCCGTGGTTCGGGAAGCAATCGGCTCGCGGCGGAACGGGGCCGGGTAG